Proteins from a genomic interval of Equus quagga isolate Etosha38 chromosome 11, UCLA_HA_Equagga_1.0, whole genome shotgun sequence:
- the C11H17orf78 gene encoding uncharacterized protein C17orf78 homolog — protein MDTILVFSSIITSYDANKKGNGFLSWRVLSQFQTQRQQLPSLFPKNVRRIRDALMQQVQAEAKRSKFIQNQTVATLHCLGSGSKVKVNLVYLEKRSKVKHTLKNLRVTAAPYRNSTASLSCHLTLTSKFQTGSLLTGKVSMPGSQRAMPMPAVVEKAKERRPATWGR, from the exons ATGGATACCATCTTAGTTTTCAGCTCAATCATTACATCCTACGATGCCAACAAGAAAGGAA ATGGCTTTCTTTCTTGGAGGGTGCTGTCACAATTTCA aactCAGAGACAGCAGTTGCCAAGCCTCTTCCCAAAGAATGTGAGAAGGATCAGGGATGCACTAATGCAAC aagttcagGCAGAAGCCAAAAGGTCCAAATTCATCCAAAATCAGACTGTGGCTACCCTCCACTGCCTTGGCTCTGGGAGCAAAGTAAAAGTCAACCTTGTATATCTGGAGAAAAGGTCAAAGGTCAAGCATACTCTGAAGAACCTGAGAGTCACTGCTGCTCCCTACAGAAACAGCACTGCCTCCCTAAGCTGTCATCTAACCCTTACATCCAAGTTTCAGACTGGATCCCTTCTAACAGGCAAAG TA TCAATGCCTGGGAGCCAGAGAGCTATGCCAATGCCAGCAGTTGTggagaaggcaaaggaaagaagacCAGCAACCTGGGGCAGGTGA